A region from the Salicibibacter cibarius genome encodes:
- a CDS encoding metal-sulfur cluster assembly factor → MADEQDIQETEERVWAELENVIDPELGVDIVNLGLVYEVDLDPDKNVVITMTLTSMGCPLAGMIQSEIKNALSGLQDVNEIGGVEANIVWSPPWDKDKMSRYAKIALGVAD, encoded by the coding sequence ATGGCAGATGAACAAGATATCCAAGAAACAGAAGAACGGGTATGGGCAGAACTGGAAAATGTCATTGACCCTGAGCTCGGCGTGGATATTGTGAATCTTGGTCTAGTATACGAGGTCGACTTGGATCCTGACAAGAATGTAGTGATTACCATGACGTTGACGAGCATGGGCTGCCCGCTTGCAGGCATGATCCAATCGGAAATAAAAAATGCTTTATCAGGATTGCAAGACGTAAATGAAATCGGGGGCGTCGAAGCAAACATCGTTTGGAGCCCACCGTGGGATAAGGACAAAATGTCCCGCTATGCAAAAATCGCGCTCGGCGTTGCCGATTGA
- a CDS encoding malate synthase — MNLINEEITHKTFGEGDIVDQDESSITIDFNEETKKFVYPDAFGTFITLKNRDTAKYLQKIISERETEKKELEKKREEDKERQALEQQLRKKLKNNKIHKSSQIVFWLDEEVQQNVFTDWQMPSGKVKSGKNKGELNRPSRLRPNSLCLLTAKKSDKPETERQILGLYMVSETFIGNLSDDGIVPAHEEFRIKLTDHETENMLFWNYYVNKKYPHRMTWNSGKYRYFENAWAAQILKDIIALKTDEEEIKVAENFLKYFCEMNALDVDNIPEANGALKQ; from the coding sequence ATGAATTTAATTAATGAAGAAATAACTCATAAAACCTTTGGTGAAGGAGATATTGTGGATCAGGACGAATCTAGCATCACGATTGATTTCAATGAGGAGACAAAAAAATTCGTTTACCCTGATGCTTTTGGAACATTTATAACATTAAAGAATCGGGATACTGCGAAGTATCTGCAGAAAATCATTTCTGAACGGGAGACGGAAAAGAAAGAGCTTGAAAAGAAACGGGAAGAGGACAAAGAGCGGCAGGCGCTTGAACAGCAGCTTAGAAAAAAACTGAAGAACAATAAAATTCATAAAAGCTCTCAAATTGTTTTCTGGTTAGACGAAGAAGTGCAACAAAATGTATTTACCGACTGGCAAATGCCTAGCGGTAAAGTCAAAAGCGGAAAAAATAAAGGCGAGCTTAACAGGCCATCACGATTGCGTCCGAACAGTCTATGTCTTTTGACTGCAAAAAAGTCGGACAAACCAGAAACAGAAAGACAAATTCTCGGTCTCTATATGGTAAGTGAAACATTTATCGGCAATCTTAGCGATGATGGAATCGTCCCGGCTCATGAGGAATTTAGAATCAAGCTCACAGACCATGAAACTGAGAACATGCTTTTCTGGAATTATTATGTCAATAAGAAATATCCTCATCGAATGACATGGAATTCCGGTAAATATCGATATTTCGAAAATGCTTGGGCCGCTCAAATCTTAAAGGATATTATTGCATTAAAAACGGATGAAGAGGAAATAAAAGTGGCTGAAAATTTCCTGAAATACTTCTGTGAAATGAATGCCCTTGACGTCGATAACATTCCAGAGGCGAACGGAGCTTTAAAGCAATAG